A region of Candidatus Leptovillus gracilis DNA encodes the following proteins:
- a CDS encoding PAAR domain-containing protein has protein sequence MSKPAARITDMHVCPLVNGVVPHVGGPIILGSFNVLIGGLPAARVTDMATCVGPPDTIIIGSMTVFINNLPAARMGDQTAHGGTIVAGSPQVLIGG, from the coding sequence ATGTCTAAACCGGCGGCGCGAATAACTGACATGCACGTGTGTCCTTTGGTGAACGGCGTCGTGCCCCACGTGGGCGGCCCCATCATCCTGGGGTCGTTTAATGTGTTGATTGGCGGCCTGCCGGCGGCGCGGGTGACGGACATGGCAACCTGTGTCGGGCCGCCGGATACCATCATCATCGGCTCGATGACGGTGTTTATCAACAACCTGCCGGCCGCGCGTATGGGCGACCAGACAGCGCACGGCGGCACGATTGTAGCCGGTTCGCCGCAGGTATTGATTGGCGGGTAA
- a CDS encoding GPW/gp25 family protein, protein MTNERWGTDLRLLRDLRQQNDLHPGHDLFVKERLATGLVDLETVTAVTNLQQALLLRFLTQQGELEPLGHPTYGSRLFQLIGEPNTLTNRNRAKLYVLEALAAEPRVAEVLRVTVETNPADRGRLDISVNLRPIFSDTVLNLVFPFFIEAGLAGGGLLL, encoded by the coding sequence ATGACAAACGAACGATGGGGTACAGATTTGCGCCTGCTGCGCGACTTGCGGCAGCAGAATGACCTGCATCCAGGCCATGACCTGTTTGTGAAGGAGCGGTTGGCGACGGGGCTGGTGGATTTGGAGACGGTAACGGCCGTTACCAACCTGCAACAAGCCCTCCTCCTCCGTTTCCTCACCCAACAGGGCGAACTGGAGCCGCTGGGTCATCCCACTTACGGCTCCCGGCTCTTCCAGCTCATTGGCGAACCCAACACCCTCACCAACCGCAACCGCGCCAAGCTCTACGTGCTGGAAGCGCTGGCCGCCGAACCCCGCGTCGCCGAAGTGCTGCGCGTCACCGTCGAAACCAACCCTGCCGATCGCGGCCGGTTGGACATCAGCGTCAACCTGCGCCCCATCTTCAGCGACACCGTACTCAACCTGGTTTTCCCGTTTTTCATCGAAGCCGGCCTGGCCGGTGGCGGATTATTGTTATGA
- a CDS encoding peptidoglycan-binding protein, giving the protein MTRPMLDDLELQQVQMIELDGDQVWVQHGIPALEGDFLQALGRRASQITLTGVLSGAEVADGLKNLRDKFRAAQPVSFVADIATATRLDKMLIEEMGVRELAGKPSRFEYAFTLREFSPATPTEIIIPPPPPPPPPPPIETSVLEVEVIVEGQPGFDHANTRVRVEGTTDDGRSIATDLTNRQDNVWTADPFPPGNYTATATTADGLTGSGSANLPLGQSRRIVITLRQGRAVANAFIIHYWFDKAFVEPCMRHVLRRVAEFTWQRPDHKLVIVGHTDESGSDQYNQSLSERRSRGAYAYLTFGRSLADADAAVAEWNELRKTRTVGVTHTLNDTWGVRQYQSMLQDLGFYTGPIGDSHTADTDKAVRDFQAANGLDVDGDVGNQTWPVLIRAYMAQDNLAVPESQLMPNASAANGCDHGVVQWLGCGEKMPVASTPRGGCADPAWRPNRRTDLLVVNDDAFPCDDIPQPVTLDIKPSPLSPTGWCLGRNQGEAPSSPCCFLTFDANDETRWLVQPAEPGTLIVNGRIQFEDGTPLANTPYILIAPDGEFMDGEVVCGGQAGRKGTPILGRTDGDGRFSYPAKPKGVGVYTLEIQADVVARSQGQPIAAAKGPVVCQRLDGTADFVVVVVGRAVVSVRPSITLASPVVLVKKPHTNPARPAVTLSVNQAFSGSGEFTRSNDAIRFFDAAVGGSEITFNGVDNVFTDAQLAAGHTIFAEGSRASTAVDDVELRLALTINGTPGLADTATMTAVALTLEICAPRTAPGVDPVPLPEADKINPGRFVRARAADNSHQRAMLIVRQAQPAAFNGELVLVPLNAQVQAFAEADEVPAAGQAPLANPHVIANGGIPANGARFWAEGVTPGNNLGDTGFQLGIRNLDNDGDRVAMTVILLEMVTAANAAIPLVGDDACLMVSKFVTNVNLPDTATFVGPPGANPDPDTFRVQIGGLPPNETPQVRLEVRRGTAVPYTHTFDMVQGVAAGRSTYRLNEHVRLVSNAVDDGHLAHQTARVKLEDVVRATAVFNGQDIAAMQLQVGRPPLENGPKAIRTIDINFITLQGVSSDPAQTVERMSENWAQLAIRFNLVASETVIPVTNVLTIDGTANAAGQLSVDITPQGGAAVTVTTPINNGDTDEQIAQRLAAAISTNPGLSATHHRHDDIFIVMVNRRQEVNFANIASTVATVVFQEPALNFNDTISLLEGSVLGLNFNDDNPSTIDMIAVGRVNVLAAPTDGATGGDFLAANLPGWHNLCILRQEGVDGAAANHPFLAGHEMGHAIFDGSNNLHSPTLTNLFRATVSIADAIDATKRLDEPQNTRARLVSGPDTVPPLLQRK; this is encoded by the coding sequence ATGACCAGACCCATGCTCGACGACCTGGAACTGCAGCAGGTGCAGATGATAGAACTGGATGGCGACCAGGTGTGGGTGCAGCACGGCATCCCGGCGCTGGAGGGAGATTTCCTCCAGGCGTTGGGCCGCCGCGCCAGCCAGATCACGCTCACCGGCGTCCTCAGCGGCGCGGAAGTGGCCGATGGTCTGAAGAACTTGCGCGACAAGTTTCGCGCTGCCCAGCCTGTTTCTTTTGTAGCTGACATCGCCACCGCCACCCGCCTGGACAAGATGCTGATCGAGGAGATGGGCGTGCGCGAACTGGCCGGCAAACCGTCCCGCTTCGAGTACGCCTTCACCTTGCGCGAATTTAGCCCGGCGACGCCCACCGAAATCATTATCCCCCCGCCGCCACCACCGCCGCCGCCGCCGCCGATTGAAACGTCGGTGCTGGAGGTGGAAGTGATCGTGGAGGGGCAGCCGGGATTCGACCACGCCAATACGCGGGTGCGGGTGGAGGGCACAACGGATGACGGCCGTTCCATCGCCACCGATCTTACCAACCGCCAGGACAATGTCTGGACGGCCGATCCCTTCCCGCCGGGTAATTACACGGCCACCGCCACCACCGCCGATGGCCTGACCGGTTCCGGCAGCGCCAATTTACCGCTGGGCCAGAGCCGCCGCATTGTCATCACTTTGCGGCAAGGGCGGGCCGTCGCCAACGCCTTCATCATCCATTACTGGTTCGACAAAGCGTTTGTGGAACCTTGTATGCGCCACGTCTTGCGCCGGGTAGCCGAATTTACCTGGCAGCGCCCTGATCACAAGCTGGTCATTGTCGGCCACACCGATGAATCGGGCAGCGACCAATACAACCAATCGCTGTCTGAACGGCGCTCGCGCGGGGCCTATGCCTACCTCACCTTTGGCCGCAGCCTGGCCGACGCTGATGCGGCCGTCGCCGAATGGAATGAACTGCGCAAAACCCGCACCGTTGGCGTCACTCACACCCTCAACGATACCTGGGGCGTGCGCCAATACCAATCCATGCTGCAAGACCTGGGCTTCTACACCGGCCCCATCGGCGACAGCCACACCGCCGACACGGACAAAGCGGTGCGCGATTTTCAGGCAGCCAACGGCCTGGACGTGGATGGCGACGTGGGCAACCAGACATGGCCGGTCCTCATCCGCGCCTACATGGCCCAAGACAACCTGGCCGTGCCCGAATCCCAATTGATGCCCAACGCCAGCGCAGCCAATGGCTGCGACCACGGCGTGGTGCAGTGGCTGGGCTGTGGCGAGAAAATGCCGGTGGCCTCCACGCCGCGCGGCGGCTGTGCCGACCCCGCCTGGCGGCCCAACCGGCGCACCGACCTGCTCGTTGTCAACGACGACGCCTTCCCCTGCGACGACATCCCACAGCCGGTGACGCTGGACATCAAACCGTCGCCGCTGAGTCCCACCGGCTGGTGTTTGGGCCGCAATCAGGGCGAAGCGCCATCCAGCCCATGCTGCTTCCTGACATTCGACGCCAACGACGAGACGCGCTGGCTGGTGCAGCCGGCCGAACCGGGCACATTGATTGTCAACGGCCGTATCCAATTTGAAGATGGCACGCCTTTAGCCAACACGCCCTACATCCTCATCGCCCCTGATGGCGAATTTATGGATGGCGAGGTGGTGTGCGGCGGCCAGGCCGGGCGCAAGGGCACGCCTATTTTAGGCCGGACGGATGGCGACGGCCGTTTCAGCTACCCGGCCAAACCCAAAGGCGTCGGCGTCTACACCCTGGAAATCCAGGCCGATGTGGTCGCTCGCAGCCAGGGGCAGCCCATTGCTGCGGCCAAAGGGCCGGTGGTTTGCCAGCGGTTGGATGGCACGGCCGATTTTGTGGTGGTGGTTGTGGGCCGGGCGGTGGTTTCGGTACGGCCGTCTATCACCCTGGCCTCGCCGGTGGTGCTGGTGAAGAAGCCACATACCAACCCGGCGCGGCCGGCCGTCACCCTCAGCGTCAACCAGGCGTTCAGCGGCAGCGGCGAATTTACCCGCTCGAACGACGCCATTCGCTTTTTTGATGCGGCCGTTGGCGGCAGCGAGATCACCTTCAATGGCGTGGATAATGTCTTTACCGACGCCCAACTGGCTGCCGGACACACTATTTTTGCCGAAGGGTCGCGGGCGAGTACGGCCGTTGACGATGTGGAACTGCGCCTGGCATTAACCATTAACGGTACGCCGGGGTTAGCCGATACGGCGACGATGACGGCCGTTGCCCTGACGCTGGAAATCTGCGCCCCGCGCACTGCGCCTGGCGTAGACCCGGTCCCGCTGCCGGAGGCCGACAAAATCAACCCCGGCCGTTTTGTCCGTGCCCGCGCCGCCGACAACAGCCACCAACGCGCCATGCTGATCGTGCGCCAGGCGCAGCCGGCCGCTTTCAACGGCGAACTGGTCCTGGTCCCGCTTAACGCCCAGGTCCAGGCGTTTGCCGAAGCCGACGAAGTCCCGGCCGCTGGGCAAGCGCCGCTGGCGAACCCGCACGTCATCGCCAACGGCGGCATCCCCGCCAACGGCGCCCGCTTCTGGGCCGAGGGCGTGACGCCGGGCAACAATCTGGGCGATACCGGCTTTCAGTTGGGCATCAGAAACCTGGATAACGACGGCGACCGGGTGGCGATGACCGTGATTTTGCTGGAAATGGTCACGGCCGCCAACGCGGCCATCCCCCTGGTTGGCGACGACGCCTGCCTGATGGTGAGCAAGTTTGTCACCAATGTCAATTTGCCGGACACAGCCACATTTGTTGGCCCACCCGGCGCCAACCCGGACCCAGACACCTTCCGCGTGCAAATAGGTGGCCTGCCGCCCAACGAAACACCCCAGGTGCGATTGGAAGTTCGCCGGGGAACGGCCGTGCCCTACACCCATACCTTCGACATGGTACAGGGCGTCGCCGCCGGCCGTTCCACCTATCGCCTGAACGAGCACGTGCGCCTGGTTTCCAACGCCGTAGACGACGGCCACCTGGCCCACCAGACCGCGCGGGTGAAGTTGGAAGATGTGGTCCGGGCAACGGCCGTTTTTAACGGTCAAGACATCGCCGCCATGCAGCTTCAGGTCGGCCGGCCGCCGCTAGAAAACGGCCCCAAAGCGATTCGCACCATAGACATCAACTTCATCACCCTGCAAGGCGTCAGCAGCGACCCCGCCCAAACGGTCGAGCGCATGAGCGAAAATTGGGCGCAGTTAGCCATCCGCTTTAACCTGGTCGCCAGCGAGACGGTGATACCGGTGACCAACGTCCTGACGATAGACGGCACGGCCAACGCCGCCGGGCAGCTCAGTGTAGACATTACGCCGCAAGGCGGCGCCGCTGTCACCGTCACCACCCCCATCAACAACGGCGACACCGATGAACAAATTGCCCAACGCCTGGCTGCTGCCATCTCTACCAACCCCGGCCTGTCCGCCACGCACCATCGCCACGACGACATTTTCATCGTGATGGTCAATCGGCGTCAGGAAGTGAACTTCGCCAACATTGCCAGCACCGTCGCCACCGTTGTCTTCCAGGAACCGGCCCTCAACTTCAACGACACCATCAGCCTGCTAGAAGGCAGTGTGTTGGGCCTGAATTTCAACGACGACAACCCCAGCACCATTGACATGATCGCTGTCGGCCGAGTTAACGTCCTGGCTGCGCCCACCGACGGCGCGACCGGCGGCGATTTTCTGGCGGCCAACCTGCCCGGCTGGCACAACCTGTGCATTTTGCGCCAGGAAGGTGTGGACGGCGCGGCCGCCAATCATCCGTTCCTGGCCGGGCATGAAATGGGCCACGCCATCTTTGATGGCAGCAACAACTTGCACAGCCCGACCCTGACCAACCTGTTCCGGGCAACGGTCAGCATCGCCGACGCTATTGACGCCACGAAGCGTCTGGATGAACCCCAAAATACGCGCGCTCGCCTGGTCAGTGGCCCGGATACGGTACCTCCTTTACTGCAAAGGAAATGA